Below is a genomic region from candidate division KSB1 bacterium.
AACACCGGACGACTGTCTGGCTTCAGCAGATCAAAGACGACGTAATTGCTCTGCCGATGGACACCTTCTATTTTTTGACCACACTCCGGGCACGCCGTCCATGCAGGTTCAAGCAGTGTCCCACATGAAGAGCATGCACGCTGCCCCGCGATCATAAACCCACAGTGTAGCGGCATCCCCGCCGAGACCCGCCCCTCCACCGCCACGTGCCACAGGGCCTCCGGCGGCGGAGGGGGCGGAACGATCTTGGGCGGGGTGGCGACGACGGGCGCCGCATCCTCGGTTTGGCGCCGGGTTGCCCCCCCGCGGTACCAGCAGCAAGGCGCCGCCGCGCTGGTGGCCGGCCTCGCGAAGGCCGTCGTGCTCCACCCGCGGCCACCCGCGGCGCACCCAGGCGTACAGGTCTTCCCGGTCCAGCCAGGGCTTGTCGTTATGGCGCAGGCAATCGAGCAGGTGTTCCGCGAAAGGGCTGGGATCGGGCGACTCGGCCGCGCCGACAGAGACGAGCACCTCCCGCGAGCGGTAGCGAGCTGCAATCGCCGGATAGTCTTCCTGCTGTCTTTCCGTGGTTTCGCCCAAGTCCTTGGGCAGGATGCGACCGGCAAAACACGAATCGCTGATCAGAAGCACATGCCGGAACGGTAACCGCCTGAGTATTTTGACCAACTCCGTATGGGGAAACCAGGCGTGCCGCACTTTGAAATTTCGCCCCGCGTCATGCGGAATCCAATAACTTTCATCCGTGAGCGGGTCGAGGTAACCGTGCCCGCTGTAAAGGATCAGCAGATCGTCACTGCCAAACTCCCGCTCGAGTTTCTCCTGCGAGGGTCCGTCCGCGCCGACCCATTGAAGCAAACCATCCCGCAGGCGCTCACACGTGGCTTGTTCGTCCTCCAAAGAGCAAATCGCGCCAGGTTCAAACCCGAAACGTTGAATGAGAACCGCCTCGATCTGGCGGGATTCCGGCACCGGCCCGTTGAGCGAACGCCACTCGGCATAGCGATTAATTGCGATCCGTAAAAGGAATTTGCGGGGCATTTTGTTTCCTCAAGGGCGCGACCGACCAGGAGCATAGGGCGGCGCCCCGCGCGGGTCACCGCCGCGGTCGGTATGTCGGATCGTCGCTCCAACGAAGGTAGTGTTCGATAACGGCATCGGTCAAACTGGCCGCCACGAGTTTCTTTGCGGATTCAAAATCCTTCTTTTTCAACGGCCGCAGTTTCAGCGTTCGGTCCGCAATTTCGCGCAGGTCTTTCCATTCGGAAAGCTCCGGGTTCATCTCCTGTTCCATGCGGTTCTTGGCCACGGCTGTCAGGCTGCGCAGGTCCCGGCCGGAATACCCTTTCGTCTGCTTGTCATCCGCCAGCCAGTCCAACAGCGTGGGGTCCTCCAACGTATATCCCTGCCGCAGAATTAATTTCTCGAGTATCTGACGCCGTCCCCCCTCGTCCGGCGGCGGCACATAGACCCGGTTCTCGCCGAAGCGGCTGAGAATGGCCGGGTCGAGATCCCACGGCAGATTGGTGGCGGCGACGGTGAGCACGAAACGGGAACGCAGGTCCCTTCCTTTCTTCGCCATACCATCCATCTCTTCAAGCAACACTCCGAGGATGGCGCGCGATGCGGCGTCCGCGTTGCTGCTTCGGGAGGTGCACAAGCCATCAATTTCGTCAATGAATACCAGTGACGGCGAGGTGCCGGCGGCGGTTTCGTAGAGCAGACTGATGCTCTTCTCGGTGTTTCCCTGATAATGGCCTTTGAGCCCCGCAACTCGAACATTGTAGAAGCGTCCGGGAACCCCGCCCAGGCAGAGTGCGTTCGAAAGTGCTGCGGCCAATAATGTCTTGCCGGTTCCCGGAGGGCCGAACAAGAGTATGTCGCCCGACGCCTCCCGCTTGACGCCCTCGGGCTGGCGGACCACGGCGCTGGCCAAAGCCCTTTTCAGGTCCTTGACCAGGGAATCCAGGCCTCCGATGTCATCCCATGTCACGTTTGAGTCCTGGGCAAAACTGTCCACCAAACCGATCAGCATCTGGCCGATGGCATCGCCCGCCAATTGCGCACGGATATTCCCCGCGCCGGCGGCCACGCCTTTGCGCGGCTCAGCGGCGCCTCCGGCGGCGCCGGCAGGTTCTTTTTTGCCGGAGAGATACTGCACGGCCAGCTCGCGAAACTTGAGGCTGTTCGCCATGCGCCGCCCGCGCTCTTCAGCGGAGATCGCCTGGCTGGCGCCGCGCAGCCACGCGCGAGAAAGCTGGTCATAGGCATTTCCCGCCGCAACAAAGTTACCTTGGGCCGCAAACGCCTCCGCCTGCTTCCTCAGATCCTCACAATCCTGGATCCAACTGCCCGCAACCATGGTCTGGGCTCCCTATTTTGCGACGCTCAAATCGTGAGCGAGGACGGCATCCCGGTCTTTTCGTCAATTTCCTTTTGGATTCGGGCTTTCTCGGCGGGATCCTTCGCTTCTTCCCACCTCTTGAACAGCGCCTTGATTTCCTTTTCCGTCGTCAAGTCCGCTTGAGCGCCCTCGACGTGCATCAGCGTTTCCATCACGTCGCCGATGCGCTGGGAAGCCCGGATCATGCCTTCGATCTCGACCTGCATCGAATCCATCACGGCCTGCCAGTCTTCGATCTTGACCCCCTTCTTCAGCAACCCCACTTCCTTGAGCTGGTCAACGATCTGCATCGTCGTTTCCAGTGATGAAAAATTCGAGAGATGAGTCAGAAAAATTCCGGCTTGACGTCCGATCATTTGAGCCTTCTGCGCGGCCTGTGCGGCCTGACGCATCAATCCCGGACGTTCGGCTGCGTTCGTTTCGGGCAGAAAGGCTTTCTCGCGAAGCGACATGGCCTCTTTCTCGGCCGCCAGCGCTTCGCGTTCATATTCCGACACTTTGCGGCGCAGTTTCGGAATCTGCTCCTGGACATCCTTTAACTTCAACTGCGCCGGCTTGATTTTCAGCCATTCGGCCACCATTCCGACAATCGTGTCCTGATCACTCATCTTGATCTCCCCTCTTGCGATATTCGGGTATGATAAGCAGTGGAAGAAATCTGTCGTCAGGCCATTTCTGGCACGCCGGCCATTTTATCAATTTGCGCCTTCACCTTCTCGGCCTCGGACGTGTTGCCTTCCGCGACAAGCGTGGCGTATTTCTCGAACAACGCCTCCAGTTCCTTGTTTGTTCCGGAATCGCCCAGCGCAGCGTCCATGGA
It encodes:
- a CDS encoding caspase family protein, with translation MPRKFLLRIAINRYAEWRSLNGPVPESRQIEAVLIQRFGFEPGAICSLEDEQATCERLRDGLLQWVGADGPSQEKLEREFGSDDLLILYSGHGYLDPLTDESYWIPHDAGRNFKVRHAWFPHTELVKILRRLPFRHVLLISDSCFAGRILPKDLGETTERQQEDYPAIAARYRSREVLVSVGAAESPDPSPFAEHLLDCLRHNDKPWLDREDLYAWVRRGWPRVEHDGLREAGHQRGGALLLVPRGGNPAPNRGCGARRRHPAQDRSAPSAAGGPVARGGGGAGLGGDAATLWVYDRGAACMLFMWDTA
- a CDS encoding ATP-binding protein, which gives rise to MVAGSWIQDCEDLRKQAEAFAAQGNFVAAGNAYDQLSRAWLRGASQAISAEERGRRMANSLKFRELAVQYLSGKKEPAGAAGGAAEPRKGVAAGAGNIRAQLAGDAIGQMLIGLVDSFAQDSNVTWDDIGGLDSLVKDLKRALASAVVRQPEGVKREASGDILLFGPPGTGKTLLAAALSNALCLGGVPGRFYNVRVAGLKGHYQGNTEKSISLLYETAAGTSPSLVFIDEIDGLCTSRSSNADAASRAILGVLLEEMDGMAKKGRDLRSRFVLTVAATNLPWDLDPAILSRFGENRVYVPPPDEGGRRQILEKLILRQGYTLEDPTLLDWLADDKQTKGYSGRDLRSLTAVAKNRMEQEMNPELSEWKDLREIADRTLKLRPLKKKDFESAKKLVAASLTDAVIEHYLRWSDDPTYRPRR